In the genome of Phosphitispora fastidiosa, one region contains:
- a CDS encoding efflux RND transporter periplasmic adaptor subunit, translating into MQKLEGTIMTKSQKKYLLVCVVLVIALGMLAGWRIKKLQDVPAAQAGSGFPVETVKVGRDVVSAGLTYVGTVEPLQEVDLSAKISARILSLAGKEGDILNAGQTVVTLDSGDLQGKINTLGKKVQAAGINRDYWEKQIELYRPLLEEGAISEHDFQKTVFSRDTAASGYEEAEAALDEARINLNYSILKTPMTGTVTKVHSFPGDMAVPGKPVITLADVSRLKISVKVVQDDVAKLKKGGTVMLSAGEEGREFPAEITEIFPSLDPNLRTGTVEISVPQEIMQEYSLKPGMSVNVFFVLGQREDVPVVPKQTVQQDNQNNYFVYVVKEGVARKQIVETGLSSDRLIEIKGGLNEGDRVVSSGLVEVYDGRPLYLKGEEG; encoded by the coding sequence ATGCAAAAATTGGAGGGGACAATTATGACCAAGAGCCAGAAAAAGTATTTGCTGGTATGTGTGGTATTAGTGATAGCACTGGGGATGCTGGCAGGATGGAGAATTAAAAAGCTGCAGGATGTTCCGGCGGCACAGGCAGGTTCCGGCTTCCCTGTAGAAACAGTAAAGGTGGGGAGAGATGTTGTTTCTGCCGGGTTAACCTATGTGGGTACTGTAGAACCCTTACAGGAGGTGGACCTGTCAGCCAAAATATCGGCCAGAATACTGAGCCTTGCGGGGAAGGAAGGGGATATCCTCAACGCCGGGCAGACTGTGGTGACTCTGGATAGCGGGGATCTGCAGGGGAAGATAAACACCCTGGGGAAAAAGGTGCAGGCAGCCGGAATCAACCGGGATTACTGGGAGAAACAGATTGAATTGTACCGGCCGCTCCTTGAGGAAGGGGCAATTTCAGAACATGATTTTCAGAAAACCGTGTTCAGCCGTGATACTGCAGCCAGCGGCTATGAAGAGGCAGAGGCTGCCTTGGATGAGGCCCGCATAAACCTGAACTATTCCATATTAAAGACCCCGATGACGGGGACGGTTACCAAGGTTCACAGTTTTCCCGGTGATATGGCTGTTCCCGGCAAACCGGTAATTACCCTGGCTGATGTAAGCAGGCTGAAAATAAGTGTTAAGGTTGTCCAGGACGATGTGGCCAAACTGAAAAAAGGGGGGACGGTGATGCTGTCCGCCGGTGAAGAAGGGCGGGAATTTCCGGCTGAAATAACCGAAATCTTCCCTTCACTGGACCCGAATCTGCGTACCGGGACTGTGGAGATTAGTGTTCCTCAGGAAATAATGCAGGAATACAGCCTGAAGCCGGGGATGAGTGTCAATGTGTTCTTTGTGCTGGGGCAGCGGGAGGATGTGCCGGTCGTCCCGAAACAGACCGTGCAGCAGGATAACCAAAACAACTATTTCGTGTATGTTGTCAAAGAGGGAGTTGCCCGGAAGCAGATTGTGGAAACCGGTCTCAGCAGTGACAGGTTAATTGAAATTAAGGGGGGCCTTAATGAGGGAGACCGGGTGGTTTCCTCAGGCTTGGTTGAAGTGTATGACGGAAGACCCTTATATCTCAAGGGAGAGGAGGGATAA
- a CDS encoding FeoA family protein, with translation MKKELIPLNMLPLGSAAKVRSLTNDDSSTRRRMLDLGLIKNTHIEAIQKSPSGDPTAYWIRGAVIALRSNEASKILVEAVTGE, from the coding sequence ATGAAGAAAGAGCTGATTCCGTTAAATATGCTGCCCTTAGGCAGCGCCGCCAAGGTCCGGAGCCTTACCAACGACGACAGCAGTACCCGGAGAAGGATGCTTGACTTAGGTTTGATTAAAAACACCCATATTGAGGCCATTCAGAAAAGTCCCTCCGGTGACCCTACCGCATACTGGATAAGGGGGGCAGTCATAGCCCTGCGCTCAAATGAAGCCTCAAAAATACTGGTTGAAGCAGTAACAGGAGAATGA
- a CDS encoding ABC transporter ATP-binding protein — MGIEIQGLHKSYQNGDQITEVLHNVNLRVRDGELIAIIGPSGSGKSTLMNIIGCLDRPTRGIYYLEGQDTGKLGDRRLAAIRNRHIGFVFQSFNLLPQYTALENVELAGLYGNQQPKTVREGAKKALVSLGLEDRMKYRPNQLSGGQKQRVAIARAIVNSPSIILADEPTGSLDSRTGREVLDIFKSLNKEGRTVIVVTHDPGIAREANRIVDIKDGVVREVPHEVS; from the coding sequence ATGGGAATAGAGATTCAGGGATTACATAAGAGCTACCAAAATGGTGACCAGATAACTGAAGTCCTTCATAATGTCAACCTGCGAGTCAGAGATGGTGAGCTTATCGCCATAATTGGTCCTTCCGGTTCAGGGAAGTCCACCCTGATGAATATAATCGGTTGTCTGGACCGGCCAACCCGGGGTATCTATTACCTCGAGGGCCAGGACACAGGCAAATTGGGAGACCGAAGACTGGCTGCCATCAGAAACAGGCATATCGGGTTTGTTTTCCAGTCTTTTAATCTCCTGCCACAGTATACTGCACTGGAAAATGTTGAATTGGCCGGACTTTATGGTAATCAACAGCCCAAAACAGTCCGGGAAGGCGCCAAGAAGGCGCTCGTGTCACTGGGCCTTGAAGACCGCATGAAATACCGGCCAAACCAACTGTCAGGAGGACAGAAGCAGCGGGTGGCCATCGCCCGGGCGATTGTCAATTCTCCTTCAATAATACTGGCAGATGAACCGACAGGCAGCCTGGACTCCAGGACCGGAAGGGAAGTGCTGGATATCTTTAAGAGCCTAAACAAAGAGGGCAGAACTGTTATTGTGGTCACCCATGACCCGGGTATTGCCAGGGAAGCAAACAGGATTGTAGATATTAAAGACGGTGTTGTCAGGGAGGTCCCCCATGAGGTTTCGTGA
- a CDS encoding phosphatidylserine decarboxylase: MELFMGLLAGLLAVFGVTYVYWRYFYFFRDPHRVITQDESALVSPADGTVIYIKEVLTDEVLFCTKLGRKISLQEYCAAQEFQAPCYLVGIFMHPTGVHVNRAPISGEIEKIDYLQGKNLPMTLTWWRAILGLKPYEKYAGHLFSNERNIIGIRGRLRVLVIQIADIYVNKIECWVKEQDRVSKGQRLGMIKMGSQVDVLLPMAAGLTLNIEVGRKVKAGESIIAYYREEG; the protein is encoded by the coding sequence ATGGAATTATTCATGGGATTATTGGCGGGACTGCTGGCTGTGTTCGGGGTAACTTATGTTTACTGGCGATATTTTTACTTTTTTCGGGACCCTCACCGGGTAATTACTCAGGATGAGTCAGCCCTGGTTTCTCCGGCAGACGGTACAGTCATATATATTAAAGAAGTTCTCACTGATGAAGTGTTGTTTTGTACTAAACTGGGCAGAAAGATTAGTTTGCAGGAATATTGTGCAGCCCAGGAGTTCCAGGCTCCCTGTTATTTAGTGGGCATTTTCATGCACCCCACCGGTGTTCATGTAAACCGGGCCCCCATTTCCGGGGAAATTGAAAAAATTGATTATCTGCAGGGTAAAAACCTACCCATGACCCTGACCTGGTGGCGAGCCATTTTAGGCCTGAAGCCCTATGAAAAATACGCCGGACACCTGTTTTCCAATGAGAGGAACATTATTGGCATTAGGGGCAGGTTAAGGGTGCTGGTCATTCAAATTGCTGATATATATGTGAATAAGATTGAGTGCTGGGTAAAAGAACAAGACCGGGTAAGCAAGGGGCAGCGCTTAGGGATGATTAAAATGGGTTCCCAGGTTGATGTGCTGCTCCCCATGGCTGCGGGCTTAACTCTTAACATTGAGGTTGGTCGGAAGGTTAAGGCAGGGGAAAGCATAATTGCCTACTACCGGGAGGAAGGATAG
- a CDS encoding S-layer homology domain-containing protein, which translates to MNFFRIGVVVVSLTLLILLSSSAAGGGTFKDVPVNHWAYESVGALTEAGIIAGFPDGTFKPGLKITREQFAKALVITLDIPLNENAPQIFSDVKPGHWSFQYVDAAKSYIPITSQQAGHFNFYGSHVITREEATHAIALALGLDKSPKPASSYLAEKFRDYQNISPQFSESAAQTAYYGILSGDSNNNFRSKDGLTRAEISIILKRIIQAKETPADQNKGNTDIIQRHQPWTIEFTDFKRPDYEMVEKYPGYNKIQTFYGTVTASVYNDPHFLVQHKSLDYDGQQVGIKKAKTVHVYVYEEELDLFTKGDKVSFYYDRDNSITSYLVH; encoded by the coding sequence ATGAATTTTTTCAGGATTGGCGTTGTGGTCGTCAGTTTGACATTGTTAATCCTGCTGAGTTCTAGTGCAGCAGGTGGCGGAACCTTTAAGGATGTGCCTGTAAACCATTGGGCTTATGAATCGGTGGGGGCTCTGACAGAGGCAGGAATAATTGCAGGTTTCCCGGACGGAACCTTTAAACCCGGGCTGAAGATAACAAGGGAACAATTTGCCAAGGCGTTGGTGATTACACTGGACATACCTCTAAATGAAAATGCCCCGCAAATCTTTTCTGATGTTAAACCAGGGCATTGGTCTTTTCAATATGTTGATGCCGCAAAATCTTATATACCCATAACGTCCCAACAGGCCGGTCACTTTAATTTTTACGGTAGCCACGTGATTACCCGTGAAGAGGCTACACATGCTATAGCGCTTGCTTTAGGACTGGATAAATCGCCAAAGCCTGCTAGCAGCTATCTGGCTGAAAAATTCAGGGATTATCAGAATATTTCCCCCCAATTTAGTGAAAGCGCCGCCCAGACTGCTTATTATGGTATCTTATCAGGGGATTCCAATAACAATTTCCGCAGTAAGGACGGGCTGACCAGAGCCGAAATTTCAATAATACTGAAGAGAATAATACAGGCTAAGGAAACGCCGGCAGACCAGAATAAAGGCAATACGGACATTATACAGAGGCATCAGCCATGGACAATTGAGTTCACTGATTTTAAAAGGCCTGATTACGAGATGGTTGAAAAATATCCCGGATATAATAAAATTCAAACATTTTATGGTACTGTAACTGCCAGTGTATACAATGACCCCCATTTTCTTGTTCAACATAAATCATTAGATTATGATGGGCAGCAGGTTGGTATCAAAAAGGCAAAAACAGTTCATGTCTACGTTTATGAAGAAGAACTGGACCTTTTCACCAAAGGAGACAAAGTGAGTTTCTATTACGACAGGGACAATAGTATTACTTCCTATTTGGTACATTAG
- a CDS encoding TetR/AcrR family transcriptional regulator, with translation MHRQSTEVRQRQIIDASLEIIAEKGVSGLTTGEVAKRVGFSEAALFRHFPNKLEILKATMISVHEALISEINIIVAAKSGPLTKLEDILRLQLSFIEKNRGMPRILFSDELHLGDTELRETIVKRHRNYMEIIKSIMREAISAGIFRADIDVDMAARAFFGMIQTAVFNCSLNGFKTGLGEQYEPIARFLRGCFIARSYCG, from the coding sequence ATGCACCGGCAAAGCACAGAGGTACGCCAAAGGCAGATCATAGATGCTTCTCTGGAAATTATTGCGGAAAAAGGAGTGAGCGGCCTGACAACAGGAGAAGTGGCCAAACGGGTCGGGTTTTCAGAGGCAGCCCTGTTTCGCCATTTCCCCAATAAGCTGGAAATATTAAAGGCAACCATGATAAGCGTCCATGAGGCCCTGATTAGTGAGATCAATATCATCGTTGCGGCAAAAAGCGGACCCCTGACCAAACTTGAAGACATCCTCAGGCTTCAGCTGTCTTTTATAGAAAAAAACAGGGGTATGCCCAGGATACTGTTCTCGGATGAGCTTCATCTGGGTGATACTGAACTCAGGGAAACTATCGTGAAGCGGCACCGGAATTACATGGAAATTATCAAGTCGATTATGCGGGAGGCGATTTCCGCCGGCATATTCAGGGCAGATATCGATGTCGATATGGCTGCCAGGGCTTTCTTCGGAATGATTCAGACAGCTGTGTTCAATTGCTCTCTGAACGGTTTTAAAACCGGGCTTGGCGAACAGTATGAGCCAATCGCAAGGTTTTTGCGCGGTTGTTTTATTGCCCGCAGCTATTGTGGCTGA
- a CDS encoding ABC transporter permease: MRFRESFRSSFKSLFHNKLRSFLTMLGIIIGIFSVIMLTSIGEGIKNQVTSQVESLGANLLYVFSGKIQMGPQTGESKLGVQQAGFGQTNNTLTYEDVLNLKGQKGISAASCTYNGVDRLDDLNISASTTGADEDLIKVSGLDLRYGRFITKDERVNKERVAVIGDQANKELFNAGNPVGKTFKVNGKDYKVVGVLEYKENQNMGPQSEDMNVKIYFPVTEMIDRKDQKNISQILVKAVSAEAVEGVEKTVNDIMKKNHTDDEFTVMKQQDMLNAINNILGILTAGLGGIAAISLLVGGIGIMNIMLVSVTERTREIGVRKAIGASRRDILIQFLIEAVFMSIIGGLLGLAAGIGGAQLLPSVLPSIQTAVSLTAVIIAMVFALLVGVFFGVYPASKAAKLDPIEALRSE; this comes from the coding sequence ATGAGGTTTCGTGAAAGCTTTCGCAGCAGCTTCAAGTCCCTTTTCCATAACAAGCTGCGCAGTTTTTTAACAATGCTGGGAATTATCATCGGGATTTTTTCTGTAATCATGCTCACTTCAATAGGAGAGGGCATAAAAAACCAGGTAACCTCTCAGGTGGAATCCCTGGGGGCCAACCTGTTGTATGTGTTTTCCGGCAAAATCCAGATGGGCCCCCAGACAGGCGAAAGTAAATTGGGGGTACAGCAGGCAGGGTTTGGTCAGACCAATAATACCCTGACCTATGAGGATGTGTTAAATCTGAAGGGACAGAAGGGGATTTCTGCCGCTTCCTGCACATACAATGGTGTTGACCGGCTTGATGACCTTAACATATCTGCTTCAACTACAGGTGCTGATGAGGACTTAATTAAAGTTTCCGGACTGGACTTAAGATATGGCCGGTTTATCACCAAGGATGAGCGGGTAAATAAGGAACGGGTTGCAGTTATTGGCGATCAGGCCAACAAAGAATTGTTTAATGCCGGTAACCCCGTTGGCAAGACCTTTAAGGTCAATGGAAAAGACTATAAGGTTGTCGGTGTTCTGGAATATAAAGAGAACCAAAATATGGGACCCCAGAGTGAGGATATGAATGTTAAGATTTATTTTCCCGTGACTGAGATGATTGACCGCAAAGATCAAAAAAACATCAGCCAGATATTGGTTAAGGCCGTGTCTGCAGAGGCTGTGGAGGGTGTCGAAAAAACTGTCAATGATATAATGAAGAAGAATCATACTGATGACGAATTCACAGTCATGAAGCAGCAGGATATGCTGAATGCCATTAACAATATCCTGGGGATTCTCACTGCAGGACTTGGCGGCATTGCCGCAATCTCCCTGCTGGTGGGCGGCATAGGCATAATGAACATCATGCTGGTTTCGGTCACCGAACGTACGCGGGAAATCGGGGTCCGCAAGGCAATTGGGGCCAGCAGGCGTGATATCCTAATCCAGTTTCTCATTGAAGCAGTGTTTATGAGTATTATCGGAGGCCTGCTGGGTTTGGCAGCAGGGATTGGCGGCGCCCAGCTGCTGCCGTCTGTTCTCCCCAGTATTCAAACAGCAGTATCGCTGACTGCTGTAATCATTGCAATGGTTTTTGCCCTCCTGGTTGGTGTATTCTTTGGTGTCTACCCGGCATCAAAGGCTGCCAAGCTTGACCCTATCGAGGCGCTGCGCAGTGAGTAA
- a CDS encoding B12-binding domain-containing radical SAM protein, with product MRVLLVRPGYENLFANINIVNVEPLELEYLYTAAKEAGHDCLIYDAVIQRTGIHKVLKEYNPDIVAVTGYITHRDVMIGYAKQAKEHNPAVQVIMGGVHAELNYHDFYVPAVDFIVHSGGIVPFREIITLPVSGKKLGDIKGICYRSGDSSWIVNERSYINPDDLPIPDRSFFYANRQHFRYINLSPCAVVKAAYSCPHRCNFCYCCLLNNGEYVCRNVARVVEEIAGINCENIWIVDDTFYTDRQKVQEFARLLLQQGIKKNFILYYRADFIADNEEVIITLKEAGLKVVLVGLESFDDDILSDYNKLTSKAINERCLEILRKHEIECTGLFIVDIDATKKDFKKLRDYVKKHQLMVATAAILTPLPGTSQYEKYQQRINTKNPQHWDFLHLVAEPGSMGKLQFYYEFYKFYIILLLSNKKSKYLDINYLQHIKDLAKAYMRELTKRLKQQQNK from the coding sequence ATGAGGGTATTATTGGTCAGACCAGGGTATGAAAATCTCTTTGCCAATATTAATATAGTCAATGTGGAGCCCCTTGAGCTGGAGTACCTGTATACGGCAGCTAAAGAAGCAGGACATGACTGCCTGATTTATGATGCCGTAATCCAACGCACCGGTATTCATAAGGTATTAAAGGAATATAATCCGGATATTGTGGCTGTCACAGGTTATATTACTCACAGAGATGTAATGATTGGATATGCTAAACAGGCTAAAGAACACAACCCCGCAGTTCAGGTGATTATGGGCGGAGTGCATGCTGAGCTGAATTATCATGATTTCTATGTGCCGGCAGTGGATTTTATCGTACACTCCGGCGGCATTGTCCCTTTTCGGGAAATAATAACCCTTCCTGTCTCGGGAAAAAAACTGGGAGATATCAAAGGAATCTGTTACCGGTCCGGAGATTCATCCTGGATAGTCAATGAACGCAGTTATATTAATCCGGATGACCTGCCGATACCGGACCGCTCTTTCTTTTATGCCAACCGGCAACACTTCAGATACATAAATTTAAGTCCCTGTGCAGTGGTCAAGGCAGCATACAGCTGTCCACACAGGTGTAATTTCTGCTATTGCTGCCTGTTAAATAACGGTGAGTATGTCTGCCGTAATGTGGCCAGGGTGGTTGAGGAAATTGCCGGCATCAATTGTGAGAATATCTGGATCGTAGATGATACCTTTTACACAGACCGGCAAAAGGTGCAGGAGTTTGCCCGGCTGCTTCTGCAGCAGGGTATTAAGAAGAACTTTATCTTGTATTACCGCGCCGATTTTATTGCCGATAACGAAGAAGTTATTATTACCTTGAAAGAGGCAGGTTTAAAGGTAGTACTGGTGGGGTTGGAGTCCTTTGATGACGATATTTTATCTGATTACAATAAATTGACCTCTAAGGCAATTAATGAGCGCTGCCTGGAAATCTTACGAAAGCATGAAATTGAATGTACCGGGCTGTTCATCGTAGACATTGATGCCACAAAAAAGGATTTTAAAAAATTAAGGGATTATGTAAAAAAGCATCAATTAATGGTCGCGACGGCAGCTATTCTAACTCCATTACCTGGCACCTCCCAGTATGAAAAATATCAGCAGCGGATTAATACGAAAAATCCGCAGCACTGGGATTTCCTGCATTTGGTGGCAGAACCGGGCAGTATGGGAAAACTTCAGTTTTATTATGAGTTTTACAAGTTCTATATTATACTGTTATTAAGCAACAAAAAATCAAAGTATTTAGATATAAATTACCTGCAGCACATTAAGGATTTAGCCAAGGCATATATGAGAGAGCTTACCAAAAGGTTAAAGCAGCAACAAAATAAATGA
- the feoB gene encoding ferrous iron transport protein B, with amino-acid sequence MMADHFVVALAGNPNVGKSTIFNSLTGLNQHTGNWPGKTVANARGKYRHKDKSFILVDIPGTYSLMASSVEETVARDFICFGEPDVTVVVADATCLERNLNLVLQTLEITGNVVVCVNLLDEAERKEIKIDLKVLQARLGVPVVGVSARSGRGLNQLMETVYRAALPGNVSRPLAVDYEGVIEEAVRMVEPEVRRTVQNKINSRWAALKLVEGDHSIIKSLRDIMGFDLINDAILANRLATARKFLQENNCDSDVMRDSIVSTIVSLAEEIAREAVISENQKFNSRDRKIDSILTSRRYGLPAMITLLGLVFWLTVTGANYPSEVIAGFLFWIEERLTEFFQWAGSPPWLHGLLVEGMYRTLAWVVSVMLPPMAIFFPLFTILEDLGYLPRVAFNMDNFFKKAHAHGKQALTMCMGFGCNAAGIIGCRIIDSPRERLIATITNNFVPCNGRFPALIAISTIFVGGTVPGIPNSVVSTCVLMSVIILGVFMTLLISRILSATILKGLPSSFILELPPYRKPQIGRILVRSVFDRTLFVLGRAACIAAPAGMAIWVMANITIGGVSLLGHGAGFLQPFALLLGLDGYILMAFILGFPANEIVIPIIIMSYVSTGSLVELDSLEALRQLLISHGWTWLTAVCVMLFSLMHFPCGTTLWTIKKETQSWKWTLISFLVPTLTGITVCFIVAQTVRMLGLG; translated from the coding sequence ATGATGGCAGACCATTTTGTAGTCGCCCTGGCCGGGAACCCTAATGTCGGTAAAAGCACAATTTTTAACAGTCTTACGGGACTAAATCAGCATACTGGAAACTGGCCCGGCAAAACCGTGGCCAATGCCAGGGGAAAATACAGGCACAAAGACAAATCCTTTATTCTTGTTGACATTCCGGGGACATATTCCCTTATGGCCAGTTCAGTTGAAGAAACAGTAGCCAGAGACTTTATCTGTTTTGGCGAGCCTGATGTTACCGTTGTGGTTGCAGATGCAACCTGTCTGGAACGAAACCTCAATCTGGTACTTCAGACCCTTGAGATTACAGGCAATGTGGTTGTATGTGTAAACCTCCTTGATGAGGCTGAACGTAAGGAAATAAAAATTGACCTTAAGGTACTCCAGGCAAGGCTGGGCGTTCCGGTTGTGGGCGTAAGTGCGCGCAGCGGCAGAGGGCTTAATCAACTAATGGAGACGGTGTACCGGGCAGCGCTGCCAGGTAACGTGAGCAGACCTTTGGCAGTAGACTATGAGGGCGTCATTGAAGAGGCTGTCCGGATGGTGGAACCAGAAGTCAGACGGACCGTTCAGAATAAAATAAACAGCCGTTGGGCAGCCCTGAAGTTGGTTGAAGGCGATCACTCGATCATCAAGTCTCTTCGGGATATTATGGGCTTTGACCTCATAAATGATGCTATTTTGGCCAACCGGCTTGCAACAGCGCGGAAATTTCTGCAGGAAAATAACTGTGATAGTGATGTCATGCGTGACAGTATTGTTTCCACAATTGTATCCCTGGCAGAGGAAATCGCCCGGGAAGCGGTTATTTCGGAAAATCAAAAATTCAACAGCAGGGACAGGAAAATTGATAGTATACTGACATCCAGGAGGTATGGTCTTCCGGCCATGATTACCCTCCTGGGATTGGTTTTCTGGCTCACTGTAACCGGCGCTAATTATCCCTCGGAAGTAATAGCAGGATTTTTATTCTGGATTGAGGAGCGGTTGACTGAATTCTTTCAATGGGCGGGTTCGCCGCCGTGGCTTCACGGCCTGCTGGTCGAAGGCATGTACAGGACCCTGGCCTGGGTAGTTTCGGTTATGCTGCCACCGATGGCCATATTCTTCCCCCTGTTTACTATTTTGGAAGACCTGGGTTACCTTCCGAGAGTTGCCTTTAATATGGACAATTTTTTTAAAAAAGCACATGCTCACGGAAAGCAGGCTTTGACTATGTGCATGGGTTTTGGGTGCAATGCGGCAGGGATAATTGGATGCCGGATTATTGATTCCCCCAGGGAGCGGTTGATTGCTACAATTACCAACAATTTTGTTCCCTGTAACGGAAGGTTTCCGGCACTGATAGCAATATCGACAATATTTGTTGGCGGAACTGTTCCCGGGATACCAAATTCTGTTGTTTCAACATGTGTCCTGATGAGTGTAATAATTCTGGGAGTATTCATGACTCTGTTGATTTCAAGGATTCTCTCAGCAACTATCCTCAAGGGGCTGCCTTCTTCCTTTATTCTGGAACTGCCGCCATACCGCAAACCCCAAATAGGCCGGATACTTGTCCGTTCAGTGTTTGACCGGACACTGTTCGTCCTTGGACGCGCGGCTTGTATCGCCGCACCTGCCGGTATGGCAATCTGGGTCATGGCTAATATTACCATAGGCGGCGTCAGTTTGCTGGGCCACGGGGCCGGCTTTCTGCAGCCTTTTGCCTTACTGTTAGGCCTTGACGGGTACATTTTAATGGCCTTTATCCTTGGCTTCCCGGCAAATGAGATTGTGATTCCAATAATCATTATGAGTTATGTGTCCACCGGATCCCTGGTGGAATTGGACAGCCTGGAGGCTTTAAGGCAGCTGCTGATTTCCCACGGTTGGACCTGGCTGACAGCGGTATGTGTGATGCTGTTTTCCCTAATGCATTTCCCCTGTGGTACTACCCTGTGGACTATTAAGAAGGAAACTCAAAGCTGGAAATGGACACTGATTTCATTTCTGGTGCCCACTTTGACAGGGATTACGGTCTGTTTTATAGTGGCCCAGACAGTTAGGATGTTGGGTTTGGGATAA
- the rnk gene encoding nucleoside diphosphate kinase regulator yields MNRQIFITEVDKNRLQKLIDEVKEFTPGNKGYLENLERELSRALVVDSKMVPPDVITMNSKVVLKDLESGEEMTYTLVYPADAELLENKVSVMAPIGTAILGYSVGNVIEWEVPGGMVQLRVERILYQPEAAGDLEL; encoded by the coding sequence GTGAACAGGCAAATTTTCATTACTGAGGTGGACAAAAATAGACTGCAGAAGCTTATTGATGAAGTTAAAGAGTTTACTCCGGGCAATAAGGGATACCTGGAGAATCTTGAGAGAGAATTGAGCCGGGCATTAGTGGTGGATTCAAAAATGGTTCCGCCTGATGTAATTACCATGAATTCCAAGGTGGTGTTAAAGGATTTGGAATCTGGGGAGGAAATGACTTATACACTGGTTTATCCTGCTGATGCTGAGCTTCTGGAAAATAAAGTCTCTGTAATGGCACCTATCGGGACGGCTATCTTGGGTTACAGTGTGGGGAATGTTATAGAGTGGGAAGTTCCGGGCGGCATGGTTCAGCTGCGAGTGGAAAGAATTCTTTATCAGCCGGAGGCAGCCGGCGATTTAGAATTGTAA